One segment of Theobroma cacao cultivar B97-61/B2 chromosome 9, Criollo_cocoa_genome_V2, whole genome shotgun sequence DNA contains the following:
- the LOC18591048 gene encoding F-box/LRR-repeat protein 3 isoform X2 has protein sequence MKGQNKEKLRALSPDSSSNPFDVLTEEVVLKILDYLDNDEYPSARKSFSLTCKTFYFIESGHRKTIKPLRAELLPRTLHRYPFVSHLDLSLCPCVDDSTLNMISSTWKATLHSINLSRSRFFTNVGLSSLFVNCSGLVEVDLSNGTELTDLAASAIAEAKNLERLRLARCKLITDMGIGCIAVGCRKLRLLCLKWCLRVGDLGVELIALKCKGIRSLDLSYLPITEKCVKSVLQLQHLEDLVLEGCHGIDDDGLSTLEQSCKSLKMLNLSNCQNVTHTGLSSLTNGAQQLQQLILAYGSVVSLKLPKVTSDVAKCLHTFSKLQSIKLDGCLITSSGIKALASLHASIKELSFSKCLGVTDEGLSFLVQSHKELRKLDITCCRKIKYMSIDSITNSCTSLTSLRMESCSLVPKEAFILIGARCSCLEELDATDNEIDDEGLKSISRCSKLSILKLGICSNISDEGLANVGSYCSMLTELDLYRSMAISDAGIAAVADGCPALEMINIAYNGKVTDNSLISLSKCLMLKALEIRGCPGVSSIGLSAIAVGCKQLTVLDIKKCFNINDNGMLPLAQFSQNLKQINLSYCSVTDVGLVALASLNRLQNMTILHLAGLTPNGLAAALLACRGLTKVKLHASFKPLLPQSFLKYMEARGCVFHWRDKAFQEMDPKGWKLHFGRSTEVP, from the exons ATGAAAGGCCAGAACAAGGAAAAACTGCGAGCACTTTCACCTGATTCTTCATCCAATCCCTTTGATGTCTTAACAGAAGAGGTTGTATTGAAAATCCTTGACTATCTTGACAACGACGAGTACCCTTCTGCCAGAAAGTCGTTCTCTCTCACGTGCAAGACCTTTTACTTCATAGAGTCTGGCCACCGCAAGACTATCAAGCCTCTACGCGCTGAGCTCCTCCCGAGAACCCTTCACAGATACCCTTTCGTTTCCCATCTCGATCTCTCTCTTTGCCCATGCGTTGACGACAGCACGTTAAACATGATATCGTCAACCTGGAAAGCTACTTTGCATTCAATAAACCTATCCAGATCAAGGTTTTTCACGAATGTCGGGTTGTCAAGCTTGTTTGTTAATTGTTCGGGTCTCGTTGAGGTTGATTTGTCCAACGGGACGGAGTTGACTGACTTGGCGGCCTCAGCCATAGCAGAGGCGAAGAATTTGGAGAGATTGAGGCTGGCAAGGTGCAAGTTAATAACTGATATGGGGATCGGGTGTATAGCTGTTGGGTGTAGAAAGTTAAGGTTGCTTTGCTTGAAGTGGTGTCTGCGTGTTGGTGATTTGGGTGTGGAGTTGATTGCTTTAAAATGCAAGGGGATCAGGAGTTTAGATCTTTCTTATTTACCG ATCACAGAGAAGTGCGTCAAATCTGTCCTTCAACTCCAACATCTTGAAGATCTGGTTCTAGAGGGATGCCATGGCATTGATGATGATGGCCTTTCAACACTCGAGCAAAGTTGTAAGTCACTAAAG ATGCTTAACTTGTCAAACTGTCAGAATGTTACTCACACGGGCTTGTCATCTCTGACAAATGGTGCTCAACAACTTCAGCAGCTCATATTGGCATATGGCTCTGTTGTAAGTCTGAAACTCCCTAAG GTTACTTCTGATGTAGCAAAATGCCTGCATACTTTTTCAAAGCTgcaatcaattaaattagatGGTTGTCTAATTACTTCGTCAGGGATCAAAGCCCTGGCAAGTTTGCATGCCTCAATCAAGGAGCTGAGCTTCAGTAAATGCTTAGGAGTGACAGATGAGGGGCTTTCTTTCCTTGTCCAATCACACAAAGAACTGAGGAAATTAGACATCACATGCTGTcgtaagataaaatatatgtcTATAGACAGCATAACAAATTCATGCACCTCCCTTACTTCGCTCAGGATGGAATCTTGTAGCTTGGTTCCAAAGGAAGCCTTTATTTTGATTGGAGCACGTTGCTCGTGTTTGGAGGAGCTGGATGCCACAGATAatgaaattgatgatgaaG GTTTGAAGTCCATCTCAAGATGTTCAAAATTATCTATTCTAAAGTTAGGGATCTGCTCTAACATATCGGATGAAGGACTTGCTAATGTTGGAAGTTATTGCTCAATGCTTACAGAGCTTGATTTGTACAG GTCCATGGCAATAAGTGATGCAGGCATTGCAGCCGTTGCTGATGGTTGTCCTGCTCTTGAGATGATCAATATAGCTTATAATGGTAAAGTTACAGATAACTCATTAATATCATTGTCAAAATGCTTGATGTTAAAAGCACTTGAGATTCGTGGATGCCCTGGTGTCTCATCAATTGGTCTATCGGCCATTGCTGTGGGATGTAAGCAACTTACTGTGCTTGACATAAAGAAATGCTTCAATATTAATGATAATGGAATGCTTCCACTTgctcaattttcccaaaatcTGAAGCAG ATAAACTTGTCTTATTGCTCTGTTACAGACGTTGGGCTTGTAGCACTAGCTAGCCTCAATCGCCTACAGAACATGACAATCTTGCACTTGgctggtttgactccaaatggCCTAGCAGCAGCTTTGTTGGCATGTCGAGGGTTAACAAAAGTGAAACTTCATGCATCCTTTAAACCATTACTTCCTCAATCCTTTCTTAAGTACATGGAAGCCCGTGGGTGTGTGTTTCACTGGAGGGACAAGGCATTTCAG GAAATGGATCCCAAGGGATGGAAGCTGCATTTTGGAAGGAGTACTGAAGTTCCATAG
- the LOC18591048 gene encoding F-box/LRR-repeat protein 3 isoform X1 — protein sequence MKGQNKEKLRALSPDSSSNPFDVLTEEVVLKILDYLDNDEYPSARKSFSLTCKTFYFIESGHRKTIKPLRAELLPRTLHRYPFVSHLDLSLCPCVDDSTLNMISSTWKATLHSINLSRSRFFTNVGLSSLFVNCSGLVEVDLSNGTELTDLAASAIAEAKNLERLRLARCKLITDMGIGCIAVGCRKLRLLCLKWCLRVGDLGVELIALKCKGIRSLDLSYLPITEKCVKSVLQLQHLEDLVLEGCHGIDDDGLSTLEQSCKSLKMLNLSNCQNVTHTGLSSLTNGAQQLQQLILAYGSVVSLKLPKVTSDVAKCLHTFSKLQSIKLDGCLITSSGIKALASLHASIKELSFSKCLGVTDEGLSFLVQSHKELRKLDITCCRKIKYMSIDSITNSCTSLTSLRMESCSLVPKEAFILIGARCSCLEELDATDNEIDDEGLKSISRCSKLSILKLGICSNISDEGLANVGSYCSMLTELDLYRSMAISDAGIAAVADGCPALEMINIAYNGKVTDNSLISLSKCLMLKALEIRGCPGVSSIGLSAIAVGCKQLTVLDIKKCFNINDNGMLPLAQFSQNLKQINLSYCSVTDVGLVALASLNRLQNMTILHLAGLTPNGLAAALLACRGLTKVKLHASFKPLLPQSFLKYMEARGCVFHWRDKAFQKEMDPKGWKLHFGRSTEVP from the exons ATGAAAGGCCAGAACAAGGAAAAACTGCGAGCACTTTCACCTGATTCTTCATCCAATCCCTTTGATGTCTTAACAGAAGAGGTTGTATTGAAAATCCTTGACTATCTTGACAACGACGAGTACCCTTCTGCCAGAAAGTCGTTCTCTCTCACGTGCAAGACCTTTTACTTCATAGAGTCTGGCCACCGCAAGACTATCAAGCCTCTACGCGCTGAGCTCCTCCCGAGAACCCTTCACAGATACCCTTTCGTTTCCCATCTCGATCTCTCTCTTTGCCCATGCGTTGACGACAGCACGTTAAACATGATATCGTCAACCTGGAAAGCTACTTTGCATTCAATAAACCTATCCAGATCAAGGTTTTTCACGAATGTCGGGTTGTCAAGCTTGTTTGTTAATTGTTCGGGTCTCGTTGAGGTTGATTTGTCCAACGGGACGGAGTTGACTGACTTGGCGGCCTCAGCCATAGCAGAGGCGAAGAATTTGGAGAGATTGAGGCTGGCAAGGTGCAAGTTAATAACTGATATGGGGATCGGGTGTATAGCTGTTGGGTGTAGAAAGTTAAGGTTGCTTTGCTTGAAGTGGTGTCTGCGTGTTGGTGATTTGGGTGTGGAGTTGATTGCTTTAAAATGCAAGGGGATCAGGAGTTTAGATCTTTCTTATTTACCG ATCACAGAGAAGTGCGTCAAATCTGTCCTTCAACTCCAACATCTTGAAGATCTGGTTCTAGAGGGATGCCATGGCATTGATGATGATGGCCTTTCAACACTCGAGCAAAGTTGTAAGTCACTAAAG ATGCTTAACTTGTCAAACTGTCAGAATGTTACTCACACGGGCTTGTCATCTCTGACAAATGGTGCTCAACAACTTCAGCAGCTCATATTGGCATATGGCTCTGTTGTAAGTCTGAAACTCCCTAAG GTTACTTCTGATGTAGCAAAATGCCTGCATACTTTTTCAAAGCTgcaatcaattaaattagatGGTTGTCTAATTACTTCGTCAGGGATCAAAGCCCTGGCAAGTTTGCATGCCTCAATCAAGGAGCTGAGCTTCAGTAAATGCTTAGGAGTGACAGATGAGGGGCTTTCTTTCCTTGTCCAATCACACAAAGAACTGAGGAAATTAGACATCACATGCTGTcgtaagataaaatatatgtcTATAGACAGCATAACAAATTCATGCACCTCCCTTACTTCGCTCAGGATGGAATCTTGTAGCTTGGTTCCAAAGGAAGCCTTTATTTTGATTGGAGCACGTTGCTCGTGTTTGGAGGAGCTGGATGCCACAGATAatgaaattgatgatgaaG GTTTGAAGTCCATCTCAAGATGTTCAAAATTATCTATTCTAAAGTTAGGGATCTGCTCTAACATATCGGATGAAGGACTTGCTAATGTTGGAAGTTATTGCTCAATGCTTACAGAGCTTGATTTGTACAG GTCCATGGCAATAAGTGATGCAGGCATTGCAGCCGTTGCTGATGGTTGTCCTGCTCTTGAGATGATCAATATAGCTTATAATGGTAAAGTTACAGATAACTCATTAATATCATTGTCAAAATGCTTGATGTTAAAAGCACTTGAGATTCGTGGATGCCCTGGTGTCTCATCAATTGGTCTATCGGCCATTGCTGTGGGATGTAAGCAACTTACTGTGCTTGACATAAAGAAATGCTTCAATATTAATGATAATGGAATGCTTCCACTTgctcaattttcccaaaatcTGAAGCAG ATAAACTTGTCTTATTGCTCTGTTACAGACGTTGGGCTTGTAGCACTAGCTAGCCTCAATCGCCTACAGAACATGACAATCTTGCACTTGgctggtttgactccaaatggCCTAGCAGCAGCTTTGTTGGCATGTCGAGGGTTAACAAAAGTGAAACTTCATGCATCCTTTAAACCATTACTTCCTCAATCCTTTCTTAAGTACATGGAAGCCCGTGGGTGTGTGTTTCACTGGAGGGACAAGGCATTTCAG AAGGAAATGGATCCCAAGGGATGGAAGCTGCATTTTGGAAGGAGTACTGAAGTTCCATAG
- the LOC18591048 gene encoding F-box/LRR-repeat protein 3 isoform X3 — MKGQNKEKLRALSPDSSSNPFDVLTEEVVLKILDYLDNDEYPSARKSFSLTCKTFYFIESGHRKTIKPLRAELLPRTLHRYPFVSHLDLSLCPCVDDSTLNMISSTWKATLHSINLSRSRFFTNVGLSSLFVNCSGLVEVDLSNGTELTDLAASAIAEAKNLERLRLARCKLITDMGIGCIAVGCRKLRLLCLKWCLRVGDLGVELIALKCKGIRSLDLSYLPITEKCVKSVLQLQHLEDLVLEGCHGIDDDGLSTLEQSCKSLKMLNLSNCQNVTHTGLSSLTNGAQQLQQLILAYGSVVTSDVAKCLHTFSKLQSIKLDGCLITSSGIKALASLHASIKELSFSKCLGVTDEGLSFLVQSHKELRKLDITCCRKIKYMSIDSITNSCTSLTSLRMESCSLVPKEAFILIGARCSCLEELDATDNEIDDEGLKSISRCSKLSILKLGICSNISDEGLANVGSYCSMLTELDLYRSMAISDAGIAAVADGCPALEMINIAYNGKVTDNSLISLSKCLMLKALEIRGCPGVSSIGLSAIAVGCKQLTVLDIKKCFNINDNGMLPLAQFSQNLKQINLSYCSVTDVGLVALASLNRLQNMTILHLAGLTPNGLAAALLACRGLTKVKLHASFKPLLPQSFLKYMEARGCVFHWRDKAFQKEMDPKGWKLHFGRSTEVP, encoded by the exons ATGAAAGGCCAGAACAAGGAAAAACTGCGAGCACTTTCACCTGATTCTTCATCCAATCCCTTTGATGTCTTAACAGAAGAGGTTGTATTGAAAATCCTTGACTATCTTGACAACGACGAGTACCCTTCTGCCAGAAAGTCGTTCTCTCTCACGTGCAAGACCTTTTACTTCATAGAGTCTGGCCACCGCAAGACTATCAAGCCTCTACGCGCTGAGCTCCTCCCGAGAACCCTTCACAGATACCCTTTCGTTTCCCATCTCGATCTCTCTCTTTGCCCATGCGTTGACGACAGCACGTTAAACATGATATCGTCAACCTGGAAAGCTACTTTGCATTCAATAAACCTATCCAGATCAAGGTTTTTCACGAATGTCGGGTTGTCAAGCTTGTTTGTTAATTGTTCGGGTCTCGTTGAGGTTGATTTGTCCAACGGGACGGAGTTGACTGACTTGGCGGCCTCAGCCATAGCAGAGGCGAAGAATTTGGAGAGATTGAGGCTGGCAAGGTGCAAGTTAATAACTGATATGGGGATCGGGTGTATAGCTGTTGGGTGTAGAAAGTTAAGGTTGCTTTGCTTGAAGTGGTGTCTGCGTGTTGGTGATTTGGGTGTGGAGTTGATTGCTTTAAAATGCAAGGGGATCAGGAGTTTAGATCTTTCTTATTTACCG ATCACAGAGAAGTGCGTCAAATCTGTCCTTCAACTCCAACATCTTGAAGATCTGGTTCTAGAGGGATGCCATGGCATTGATGATGATGGCCTTTCAACACTCGAGCAAAGTTGTAAGTCACTAAAG ATGCTTAACTTGTCAAACTGTCAGAATGTTACTCACACGGGCTTGTCATCTCTGACAAATGGTGCTCAACAACTTCAGCAGCTCATATTGGCATATGGCTCTGTT GTTACTTCTGATGTAGCAAAATGCCTGCATACTTTTTCAAAGCTgcaatcaattaaattagatGGTTGTCTAATTACTTCGTCAGGGATCAAAGCCCTGGCAAGTTTGCATGCCTCAATCAAGGAGCTGAGCTTCAGTAAATGCTTAGGAGTGACAGATGAGGGGCTTTCTTTCCTTGTCCAATCACACAAAGAACTGAGGAAATTAGACATCACATGCTGTcgtaagataaaatatatgtcTATAGACAGCATAACAAATTCATGCACCTCCCTTACTTCGCTCAGGATGGAATCTTGTAGCTTGGTTCCAAAGGAAGCCTTTATTTTGATTGGAGCACGTTGCTCGTGTTTGGAGGAGCTGGATGCCACAGATAatgaaattgatgatgaaG GTTTGAAGTCCATCTCAAGATGTTCAAAATTATCTATTCTAAAGTTAGGGATCTGCTCTAACATATCGGATGAAGGACTTGCTAATGTTGGAAGTTATTGCTCAATGCTTACAGAGCTTGATTTGTACAG GTCCATGGCAATAAGTGATGCAGGCATTGCAGCCGTTGCTGATGGTTGTCCTGCTCTTGAGATGATCAATATAGCTTATAATGGTAAAGTTACAGATAACTCATTAATATCATTGTCAAAATGCTTGATGTTAAAAGCACTTGAGATTCGTGGATGCCCTGGTGTCTCATCAATTGGTCTATCGGCCATTGCTGTGGGATGTAAGCAACTTACTGTGCTTGACATAAAGAAATGCTTCAATATTAATGATAATGGAATGCTTCCACTTgctcaattttcccaaaatcTGAAGCAG ATAAACTTGTCTTATTGCTCTGTTACAGACGTTGGGCTTGTAGCACTAGCTAGCCTCAATCGCCTACAGAACATGACAATCTTGCACTTGgctggtttgactccaaatggCCTAGCAGCAGCTTTGTTGGCATGTCGAGGGTTAACAAAAGTGAAACTTCATGCATCCTTTAAACCATTACTTCCTCAATCCTTTCTTAAGTACATGGAAGCCCGTGGGTGTGTGTTTCACTGGAGGGACAAGGCATTTCAG AAGGAAATGGATCCCAAGGGATGGAAGCTGCATTTTGGAAGGAGTACTGAAGTTCCATAG
- the LOC18591048 gene encoding F-box/LRR-repeat protein 3 isoform X4 → MKGQNKEKLRALSPDSSSNPFDVLTEEVVLKILDYLDNDEYPSARKSFSLTCKTFYFIESGHRKTIKPLRAELLPRTLHRYPFVSHLDLSLCPCVDDSTLNMISSTWKATLHSINLSRSRFFTNVGLSSLFVNCSGLVEVDLSNGTELTDLAASAIAEAKNLERLRLARCKLITDMGIGCIAVGCRKLRLLCLKWCLRVGDLGVELIALKCKGIRSLDLSYLPITEKCVKSVLQLQHLEDLVLEGCHGIDDDGLSTLEQSCKSLKNVTHTGLSSLTNGAQQLQQLILAYGSVVSLKLPKVTSDVAKCLHTFSKLQSIKLDGCLITSSGIKALASLHASIKELSFSKCLGVTDEGLSFLVQSHKELRKLDITCCRKIKYMSIDSITNSCTSLTSLRMESCSLVPKEAFILIGARCSCLEELDATDNEIDDEGLKSISRCSKLSILKLGICSNISDEGLANVGSYCSMLTELDLYRSMAISDAGIAAVADGCPALEMINIAYNGKVTDNSLISLSKCLMLKALEIRGCPGVSSIGLSAIAVGCKQLTVLDIKKCFNINDNGMLPLAQFSQNLKQINLSYCSVTDVGLVALASLNRLQNMTILHLAGLTPNGLAAALLACRGLTKVKLHASFKPLLPQSFLKYMEARGCVFHWRDKAFQKEMDPKGWKLHFGRSTEVP, encoded by the exons ATGAAAGGCCAGAACAAGGAAAAACTGCGAGCACTTTCACCTGATTCTTCATCCAATCCCTTTGATGTCTTAACAGAAGAGGTTGTATTGAAAATCCTTGACTATCTTGACAACGACGAGTACCCTTCTGCCAGAAAGTCGTTCTCTCTCACGTGCAAGACCTTTTACTTCATAGAGTCTGGCCACCGCAAGACTATCAAGCCTCTACGCGCTGAGCTCCTCCCGAGAACCCTTCACAGATACCCTTTCGTTTCCCATCTCGATCTCTCTCTTTGCCCATGCGTTGACGACAGCACGTTAAACATGATATCGTCAACCTGGAAAGCTACTTTGCATTCAATAAACCTATCCAGATCAAGGTTTTTCACGAATGTCGGGTTGTCAAGCTTGTTTGTTAATTGTTCGGGTCTCGTTGAGGTTGATTTGTCCAACGGGACGGAGTTGACTGACTTGGCGGCCTCAGCCATAGCAGAGGCGAAGAATTTGGAGAGATTGAGGCTGGCAAGGTGCAAGTTAATAACTGATATGGGGATCGGGTGTATAGCTGTTGGGTGTAGAAAGTTAAGGTTGCTTTGCTTGAAGTGGTGTCTGCGTGTTGGTGATTTGGGTGTGGAGTTGATTGCTTTAAAATGCAAGGGGATCAGGAGTTTAGATCTTTCTTATTTACCG ATCACAGAGAAGTGCGTCAAATCTGTCCTTCAACTCCAACATCTTGAAGATCTGGTTCTAGAGGGATGCCATGGCATTGATGATGATGGCCTTTCAACACTCGAGCAAAGTTGTAAGTCACTAAAG AATGTTACTCACACGGGCTTGTCATCTCTGACAAATGGTGCTCAACAACTTCAGCAGCTCATATTGGCATATGGCTCTGTTGTAAGTCTGAAACTCCCTAAG GTTACTTCTGATGTAGCAAAATGCCTGCATACTTTTTCAAAGCTgcaatcaattaaattagatGGTTGTCTAATTACTTCGTCAGGGATCAAAGCCCTGGCAAGTTTGCATGCCTCAATCAAGGAGCTGAGCTTCAGTAAATGCTTAGGAGTGACAGATGAGGGGCTTTCTTTCCTTGTCCAATCACACAAAGAACTGAGGAAATTAGACATCACATGCTGTcgtaagataaaatatatgtcTATAGACAGCATAACAAATTCATGCACCTCCCTTACTTCGCTCAGGATGGAATCTTGTAGCTTGGTTCCAAAGGAAGCCTTTATTTTGATTGGAGCACGTTGCTCGTGTTTGGAGGAGCTGGATGCCACAGATAatgaaattgatgatgaaG GTTTGAAGTCCATCTCAAGATGTTCAAAATTATCTATTCTAAAGTTAGGGATCTGCTCTAACATATCGGATGAAGGACTTGCTAATGTTGGAAGTTATTGCTCAATGCTTACAGAGCTTGATTTGTACAG GTCCATGGCAATAAGTGATGCAGGCATTGCAGCCGTTGCTGATGGTTGTCCTGCTCTTGAGATGATCAATATAGCTTATAATGGTAAAGTTACAGATAACTCATTAATATCATTGTCAAAATGCTTGATGTTAAAAGCACTTGAGATTCGTGGATGCCCTGGTGTCTCATCAATTGGTCTATCGGCCATTGCTGTGGGATGTAAGCAACTTACTGTGCTTGACATAAAGAAATGCTTCAATATTAATGATAATGGAATGCTTCCACTTgctcaattttcccaaaatcTGAAGCAG ATAAACTTGTCTTATTGCTCTGTTACAGACGTTGGGCTTGTAGCACTAGCTAGCCTCAATCGCCTACAGAACATGACAATCTTGCACTTGgctggtttgactccaaatggCCTAGCAGCAGCTTTGTTGGCATGTCGAGGGTTAACAAAAGTGAAACTTCATGCATCCTTTAAACCATTACTTCCTCAATCCTTTCTTAAGTACATGGAAGCCCGTGGGTGTGTGTTTCACTGGAGGGACAAGGCATTTCAG AAGGAAATGGATCCCAAGGGATGGAAGCTGCATTTTGGAAGGAGTACTGAAGTTCCATAG
- the LOC18591049 gene encoding U2 small nuclear ribonucleoprotein B'' 2: MLTADIPPNQTIYIKNLNEKISKEELKRSLYALFSQYGRILDVVALKTPKLRGQAWVVFNELTAASNAFRQMQNFPFYDKPMRIQYAKTKSDCVAKDDGSYVPREKKKKQEEKAERKRRAEEAQQSAMSNGMGSQYGGPKAPFHHGNLNAQEQAVPNNILFIQNLPHETTSMMLQLLFEQYPGFREVRMIEAKPGIAFVEYEDEEQSSTAMQHLQGFKIAPQYPMAITFAKK; this comes from the exons ATGCTAACAGCTGATATACCTCCAAATCAAACTATTTACATCAAGAACCTCAATGAGAAGATCAGTAAAGAAG AATTAAAGAGATCCCTTTATGCTTTATTCTCTCAATATGGAAGGATTTTGGATGTTGTTGCCTTGAAGACACCCAAGCTTCGTGGACAAGCATGGGTTGTGTTTAATGAGTTGACAGCTGCCAGTAACGCATTTCGTCAAAtgcaaaattttccattttatgATAAGCCTATG CGGATACAATATGCAAAAACAAAGTCAGATTGTGTTGCCAAAGATGATGGAAGCTACGTTCCcagggaaaagaagaagaagcaagaagaaaaag CTGAAAGGAAGCGACGTGCAGAAGAAGCACAGCAATCTGCAATGTCGAATGGCATGGGTTCTCAATATGGAGGTCCAAAG GCTCCTTTCCATCATGGAAATCTGAATGCCCAGGAACAGGCTGTACCAAACAATATTCTGTTCATACAGAATTTACCTCACGAGACAACTAGCATGATGCTGCAGCTGCTTTTCGAACAGTACCCAGGATTCAGGGAAGTTCGAATGATTGAAGCAAAGCCAGGCATTGCCTTTGTAGAGTATGAAGATGAAGAGCAGTCCTCTACAGCCATGCAGCACCTTCAGGGTTTCAAAATCGCTCCTCAATATCCCATGGCTATCACTTTTGCTAAGAAGTGA
- the LOC18591050 gene encoding short-chain dehydrogenase reductase 2a produces MPAQVIPEKIIQGVGFVQKNTISQFSLRRLEEKVAIITGGAKGIGEAAVRLFVKHGAKVVIADIADAAGIALANSLAPSAAYVHCDVSSEEDIEMLINKTISLFGKLDILFNNAGILGNQSKRKSIIDFDAGEFDRVMQVNVRGAALGMKHAAKVMVPGRSGCIISTASVAGFMGGLGPHAYTASKHAIIGLTKNTACELGRYGIRVNCISPFGVATSMLINAWRSCEVDEECTDLEATGYDHKEAEKMEEFVRGLANLKGVTLKAKDVAEAALYLASEESKYISGHNLVVDGGFTSSINCVGL; encoded by the exons ATGCCTGCTCAAGTTATACCTGAGAAAATAATTCAGGGGGTTGGTTTCGTACAGAAAAATACCATCTCCCAATTCTCACTAAGAAG GCTTGAGGAAAAAGTTGCGATTATAACAGGCGGTGCCAAAGGGATTGGAGAGGCGGCGGTAAGACTCTTTGTGAAGCATGGAGCCAAAGTAGTCATTGCTGATATTGCTGATGCTGCTGGCATTGCTCTGGCCAACTCATTGGCCCCTTCAGCAGCATATGTACATTGTGATGTAAGCTCGGAAGAGGACATAGAAATGCTGATCAATAAAACAATTTCATTATTTGGTAAACTTGACATCCTTTTCAACAATGCCGGGATTCTTGGGAATCAATCTAAGAGGAAGAGCATCATCGATTTCGATGCCGGGGAGTTCGATCGAGTAATGCAAGTCAATGTCAGAGGAGCCGCTCTTGGGATGAAGCACGCAGCAAAAGTAATGGTGCCAGGAAGAAGTGGTTGCATAATTTCCACAGCGAGTGTAGCAGGTTTCATGGGGGGGCTCGGGCCTCATGCTTACACGGCGTCCAAACATGCCATTATAGGGCTTACGAAGAACACTGCTTGCGAACTAGGCCGGTATGGCATCAGGGTAAACTGCATTTCTCCCTTTGGGGTGGCCACTTCCATGCTTATCAACGCATGGAGAAGTTGTGAAGTAGATGAGGAATGCACGGATTTGGAGGCAACTGGTTATGATCACAAGGAAGCAGAGAAGATGGAGGAATTTGTGAGAGGATTAGCCAATCTAAAGGGTGTGACTCTCAAAGCTAAAGACGTGGCCGAGGCCGCTCTTTATCTTGCTAGTGAAGAGTCCAAGTACATAAGTGGTCATAACCTTGTGGTGGATGGTGGCTTCACCAGCTCCATAAATTGTGTAGGCTTGTGA
- the LOC18591051 gene encoding uncharacterized protein LOC18591051, with product MITNSALHHPSIHIINLKIINYEHGGFISWVPLHASAPTICKPIVQASPLSLLYKIPYLPPQSILKIKPHPSFPFSGGLALLAEELANNQARLEGQEEEYSNERVVRALYDALNSRDVETVHRLLAADLEWWFHGPPSHQHLMRLLTGSTEPFIFVPLRVAAFGSLVIVEGYNKERDVSWVHAWTVTNGIITQVREYFNTSLTVARLSNSEGGPPSISSAPTVLANCQSIWQSKLCDDKAVPGLVLAL from the exons ATGATTACAAACT CTGCTCTGCATCATCCATCCATCCACATTATTAacctaaaaataattaattatgaacatgGCGGATTCATTTCCTGGGTCCCCTTGCATGCCTCAGCACCAACCATATGCAAACCAATCGTCCAAGCTTcccctctttctcttttatatAAGATCCCTTATCTCCCACCCCAAAGTATCCTCAAGATTAAACCTCACccttcatttcctttctctgGCGGTCTAGCTTTATTAGCCGAAGAACTGGCGAACAATCAAGCCAGACTGGAGGGCCAAGAGGAAGAATACTCTAACGAAAGGGTGGTCAGAGCCCTTTACGACGCACTGAATTCTCGAGACGTTGAGACGGTGCACCGCCTTCTGGCAGCAGACCTCGAGTGGTGGTTTCACGGCCCGCCATCACATCAGCATTTGATGCGGTTGCTCACTGGATCAACTGAACCCTTCATTTTTGTTCCTCTGAGAGTTGCTGCCTTCGGTTCCTTGGTCATTGTCGAGGGTTACAACAAGGAACGCGACGTTTCTTGGGTGCATGCTTGGACCGTCACTAATGGGATAATAACTCAAGTTAGGGAGTATTTTAACACATCTCTCACCGTCGCCCGACTTAGCAACTCGGAGGGAGGTCCACCGTCGATATCATCGGCCCCGACTGTCCTAGCTAATTGCCAGAGTATTTGGCAGAGCAAGCTCTGTGATGACAAGGCTGTGCCTGGCCTTGTTTTAGCTCTCTAG